The genomic window CAAGCGGACGGTCTACGAGCTGGACGTCGATGAGGTCGGCGCCAGCCTCAGGAGTGCCACGGCCAAGGTCACCAAGACCAGCGGCGGTGGCGGTCGTGGCGGCCAGCAGGGCGGTTACGGCTCGGGCGGCGGCCAGGGTGGCGGCAGCTGGGGCGGCGGCTCCGGCGGCCAGCCGGGCGGCGGCGGTGCTCCCGCCGACGACCCCTGGGCCACCAGCGCACCGGCCGGCGGCGGCCAGCCGGGCGCCGCAGGCGGCGGGCAGGGTGGCGGCGGCTGGGGCGGAAGCCCCGGTTCGTCCGGCGGCGGCTACTCGGACGAGCCGCCCTTCTAGGGCGGACCCTCACACACTTCGTGATCGCATAGGAGAATCACCATGGCGAAGCCGCCCCCGCGCAAGCCGAAGAAGAAGGTCTGCGCGTTCTGCAAGGACAAGACCGTGTACGTGGACTACAAGGACACGAACATGCTGCGGAAGTTCATTTCCGACCGCGGCAAGATCCGTGCCCGCCGCGTCACCGGCAACTGCACGCAGCACCAGCGCGACGTCGCCACGGCCGTCAAGAACAGCCGTGAGATGGCGCTGCTGCCGTACACGTCGACCGCTCGATAAGGAAAGGGTGACCAGATAATGTCCAAGATCATCCTTACCAACGAGGTCAGCGGCCTCGGTGCCGCCGGCGACATCGTCGACGTCAAGCCGGGCTACGCCCGCAACTACCTGATCCCGCGGGGCTTCGCCATCGCGTGGACCAAGGGTGGCGAGAAGGACGTCGAGCAGATCCGTCGTGCCCGTCGCATCCGCGAGATCCACTCGCTGGACGACGCGAACGTGGTCAAGGCGCAGCTGCAGGCCGTCAAGGTCAAGCTGAGCACCCGCGCCGGTGACACCGGCCGGCTCTTCGGCTCCATCACCCCGGCCGACATCGCTGCGGCGATCAAGACCGCCGGTGGTCCGGTCGTCGACAAGCGCCGGGTCGAGGTCGCCGCGCCGATCAAGACGCTCGGCGCGCACAAGGTGTCGGTGCGCCTGCACCCCGAGGTCGAGGCTGTCCTCGACCTGGAGGTCGTGGCGGCGTAACGCCCCCTTTGCTCGGCATGTTCCACGTGGAACACCAGGGCCGGGTGCCCCCGCGAGGGGGTGCCCGGCCCTGGCACATGTCCGTGCGGGCCGTGTCTCCGCCCTGTGGTCGGGTGCCCCCCGGCGGGAGGCCGCGGCTCAGCGGGCGGCGCCCGTGATGATCCAGCGGCCGGAGCGGGCGCGCAGCCACAGGGCGGCGAGCCGGGTGAGCATCATCAGCGCCATGGCCCACCACAGGGCGGTCAGACCCGCCCCGAGCGCCGGCACCGCGAAGGCGGCAGGGGCGAAGACCGCCAGCGTGGCCAGCATGGACCAGGCCAGATACGGCCCGTCCCCGGCGCCCATCAGCACCCCGTCCAGGACGAAGACCACGCCCGATACCGGTTGCGAGACCGCGACCACCAGCAGCGCGGACATCAGCGCGTCCTGGACGGCCGGGTCGGAGCTGAACAGCGGCCCGATCAGCGGCCGGACCAGAGCCACCAGCAGCCCCAGGACGACACCGCAGGCCACCCCCCACTCGATCATCCGGCGGCAGGCCGCCCGGGCGCCCTCGGCGTCCCCGGCGCCCAGGTAGCGGCCGATGATCGCCTGGCCGGCGATGGCGATGGCGTCCAGGGCGAAGGCGAGCAGCGACCACACGGTGAGGATGATCTGGTGGGCGGCGATGTCGGTGTCCCCGAGCCGCGCGGCGACCGCGGTGGCGATCAGCAGGACGGCCCGCAGGCTGACGGTGCGCACCAGCAGCGGCAGTCCCGCCCGGGCGCAGGCGCGGATCCCGGCGGTGTCCGGGCGCAGCGCCGTCCACCAGCCGCCGGCCCCGTCACCGGTCTGCCGCCGGATGCCGCGGACGACCACCCACAGGTAGACCGCGGCCATGCCGTTCTGTGCGATGACGGTCCCCCAGGCGGAGCCGGCGATACCGAGCCCGGCGCCGTAGACGAGGGTGGCGTTCAGGCCCGCGTTGGCGGTGAAGCCGCCGATGGCCACCACCAGCGGGGTGCGGGTGTCCTGCAGGCCGCGCAGCACTCCGGTGGCGGCCAGCACCACCAGCATGGCCGGGATGCCGAGCGAGCTGATCCGGAGGTAGTCGGCCGCGTAAGGGGCCGCGGTACCCGAGGCCTCGAAGAGGTCGACCAGAGCGGGGGCCGCGGGCAGCACCGCCGCGATCACCAGGCCGCCGAGCAGCAGAGCCAGCCAGATGCCGTCGACTCCCTGCCGCAGCGCGGCCGGCAGGTCGCCCGCACCGACCCGGCGGGCGACCGCGGCTGTGGTGGCGTAGGCCAGGAAGACGAAGACGTTGACCGCGGTGGTGAGCAACGCGGCGGCCACGCCGAGCCCGGCGAGTTGTGCGGTGCCCAGGTGGCCGACGACCGCGCTGTCCACCATCACGAAGAGCGGTTCCGCCACGAGCGCGCCGAACGCGGGCAGGGCGAGGGCGACGATTTCCCGGTCATGCCGACGCCGTCCTGACGGACGGCGCTCGCTGTCGGGCCCCGGGCCGCGGGGCCCGGGTTCCTGCTTTTCTGGCGGCTCGACGACGGGATTCACAAGCACAGCTTAATCGTCCACAAGTAAGAGGTGAAGGCCCAGAAGGATCCTTACCGCTGACTGCGTAGAGTGATCTCCTCCGCGTTGTTTGTGGCGATCTTGGTCCGGGTGGAAAAGTTTTTCTCCTGCACAGGCTATGGATGAAGAAGGTGCAGGTCAGAGCGCATCTTTGCGGGGGTCTCCCGGGTTGTCCACAGCACTGTCCCAAGGGCTGTACACAGGTTGAGGGCAGTTCTCCACAGGTATGCCGCCGTCGTCCACACCCCCTGTGGATAACCGCCTTGGTCCAGGCCGTCGCTGGCCCTACCGTGGACCCTCCCGCCGCCGCGCCGCGAGCGCTGCCGGGTGGATCGAGGAACGGAGCGGTGCCATGAAAGAGTGGCACGCACGCGGGGTCCGGCCGGACCGGTCGGACGGGAGGAGGTGGCGGGGGTGACCCAGCCCGAACCCGCCGACGACGCGTGGCCGGACCTCCCGCCGGACGACCGCCAGGGCCCGCCGCCCGGGGTCAGCCCGTTCCGCAAGAAGTCCTCCTCCGACGACAACCGCTACTCCGAGGGCGGCGGCGGCTTCGAGCGCGTCCCCCCGCAGGACCTCGACGCCGAGCAGTCCGTGCTGGGCGGCATGCTGCTGTCCAAGGACGCCATCGCCGACGTCGTCGAGGTACTCAAGGGCGCCGACTTCTACCGGCCCGCCCACGAGACGATCTACACCGCGATCCTCGACCTCTACGCCCGCGGTGAGCCGGCCGACCCGATCACCACCGCCGCCGAGCTCACCAAACGCGGCGAGATCGCCCGGGTCGGCGGCGCCCCCTACCTGCACACCCTGGTCAACGCGGTCCCCACCGCGGCCAACGCCGAGTATTACGCCGAGATCGTCCACGAACGGGCGGTGCTGCGCCGGCTGGTCGAGGCCGGCACTCGTATCACCCAGATGGGATACGCCGCCGACGGCGACGTCGACGAGATCGTCAACAACGCCCAGGCCGAGATCTACGCCGTCACCGAGCAGCGCACCTCCGAGGACTACCTGCCGCTCGGCGACATCATGGAGGGCGCCCTCGACGAGATCGAGGCGATCGGCTCCCGCAGCGGCCAGATGTCCGGCGTCCCCACCGGCTTCACCGACCTGGACTCCCTCACCAACGGCCTGCACCCCGGCCAGATGATCGTCATCGCGGCCCGCCCCGCGATGGGCAAGTCCACCCTCGCGCTGGACTTCGCCCGTACGTGCTCCATCGCGAACAAGATGCCCAGCGTGATCTTCTCGCTGGAGATGGGCCGCAACGAGATCGCCATGCGCCTGCTGTCCGCCGAGGCCCGCGTGGCGCTGCACCACATGCGCTCGGGCACCATGACCGACGACGACTGGACCAAGGTCGCCCGCCGCATGTCCGACGTCACCGAGGCACCCCTCTACATCGACGATTCGCCCAACCTGTCGATGATGGAGATCCGCGCCAAGTGCCGCCGCCTCAAGCAGCGCAACGATCTGCGGCTGGTCGTCATCGACTACCTCCAGCTGATGCAGTCCGGCGGCTCGCGCCGGCCCGAGAGCCGCCAGCAGGAGGTCTCCGACATGTCCCGGAACCTCAAGCTGCTGGCCAAGGAGCTTGAGGTCCCCGTCATCGCGCTGTCCCAGCTCAACCGCGGCCCCGAACAGCGCACCGACAAGAAGCCGATGGTCTCCGACCTGCGCGAGTCCGGCTCGATCGAGCAGGACGCCGACATGGTGATCCTCCTCCACCGCGAGGACGCCTACGAGAAGGAGTCCCCCCGCGCCGGCGAGGCCGACCTGATCGTCGCCAAGCACCGCAACGGCCCCACGGCCACCATCACCGTGGCCTTCCAGGGCCACTACTCCCGCTTCGTGGACATGGCCCAGACCTGACCGTCCGTTTGTCGGTTCCGCCCCGGCGTGTCCCTTTCCGCGTCGCCGTGTCCCCTCATCGGCGCTTGGGTCAGAGTTCACGGAACGGCAGATCGGTGCCTCCGCTCGATCGAGTGGAGTGCGGTGTCCGCCGAGACAGCGGACGGGCACGCTCGCCCGGATACCGGAAGTCCGAGCCGACTCACACGCAACTGGGCGATCATGTCGAAGTGACCATCGCCGACCCCACCGAGTTCTGCTCCGCCAGTCGTGCCGCCGTCTACCGCGCCGTCGAACGCCATCAGGACATCCGCGTCGTCGGTTTCCGAGGGGCAGTGACGTGCTGCCATACGCCTACCGGGTCACGAAGTACAACCCCGCCGACCGTGACCAGCGCGGGCACTACGCCGGCACTGAGCCCGCGACGAGCGACCACGGGCCGGTCGAAGCCGCCTATCTTCACGCCGTCGCCGCCTTCGCCGAGGACATCGGCGTCGAGCAGCTGGCCGTTCGCGAGCCGCAGCTCGGAGGCTTCGCGCATTTCGGTCTGGAGCCACCGGTCGACGGCGGGACCAGCACCTCTGTCTCGCCAGCACCCGACCCTGCGAGGGTGCGCTGACCCGCACCCGCGCGCTCGGCCTGATCCCGGAACGCCTGGACGCATCGCCCTACGACTTCGCCCCCGACGATCCTGAGTACGTGCAGCGTCCGGCCGACGCCGACTTCTGTGCCCGCCTGCACTGGACCGTCAGCGCCCACCGCACCGCGCTCCTGGAGGAGATCTTCGCCGCCAACGCCTCCCGGTGGCACCGCTTGACCCGCGACACCATCGAGACCGTGCGCTCCGAGCCGGCCCCACGCTCCCAGTTGACGGTCTGGCCGGACCTGCTCACCGTCGACACGGCCGTGGCCGCTCTCCCCGGCGAGGGCCTGGTGGAGGTCGTCTGGGAGGACGAGGACGGGCAGATCACGAGCACGGTCGTGGACGTGACCCAGTTCGAGGCACTGATCGCCCAGCTCGCCAGCGCGCGTGCTGCCGGAGTCGTATCCATGGATGCCGGTGAAGATCTCCCGCTGTTCACCGCTGTGCTCCCGGACAGCGACGGTGTTCTACGGGCTCGCTGGCAGACCGGACCGACGCCCAGCGACCGGGACTGGGCGTTCTTGAAGACCCTGCGGCGCGGCCAGGTCGTCACCGGCACGGTGACATCCATCGCCGGCTTCGGTGTCACCTTCGTGGACATCGGCGGCTTCACCGGGATGATCAACGTTCCGGAGCTTTCCTGTCGTCCCTTCAATCAGCCGTCCGACATCGTCAGCGTCGGCCAGGAGATCACCGCCGAAGTCCCCGACGTCGACATGGTCTGGGAACGAGTGCCGCTGTCACTGCGAGCAGTCCAGGAGGACCCGTGGCCGCAGGTCGCGCAGCGTCTCGGGCAGGTGGTCACTGGACCAGTCGCCGAAATCGTCCCGTTCGGCGTCTTCGTCCGCATCGAAGACCGAGACGACGGCTTCCAGGGCCTCGTGCACACCAATGAGCTGGATCAAGCGCCGGAAGACGTTGAGGTCGGCGACGTGCTCGCAGTGAAGATCATCGGGGTCTATCTCCCTCGGCGCCGCATTGCCCTGTCACAGAGGCAGGCCGACCAGTGACGACGTGGACGCGCTGCTACCGGGACGAGGCCCGAGGCGTCCGAGCGGGACAGCTATCCGCCACCTGGGCCGACTTCGGCGCAGGGCTCGTCCTCCTGGACCATGCGGGCGAGGAGACCCATGAGCTGGGTCCGCTCGGCGGGGGTCAGGGCAGCGGTCAGCTCGTCGTTCGCCTCACGGCCCAGTTTCTCCGTCTGAAGCAGGCGGCGTTTCCCGCTAGGCGAGAGGGCGATGGCGTTCTTGCGACGGTCCTTGGCGTCCGGCGTCCGGGTCACGAGGCCATCGTTCTGGAGGTCGTTGAGGATCGCGACCATGTCCTTGGGGTCGATGCTCAGGCTGCGGCCCAGCTCGGCCTGGGACACGGGGCCCAGTTCGGCGACGGCCGACAGGACGGCATGGTGCATCATCCGCATGCCCACCTGGGCGAGGGCTTCGGCGACGAGCCGGTGTCCCCGAGCTGCGGCACGGCCCAGGAGCCAGCTGGGGAGGGAGCGGATACGGGAGGGAGCGCGGGGGGTCTCGGACATGGCGCCAGACTAGTCAGAAAATTATTGGAGTTCCCTACGACCTTTCGCTATCGTTGGGTCTCCCAATGACTTGGAGGCGTGCATGCGGCGGATTCGTTTTTACGAGTACGGCGGTCCGGAAGTGCTCCGCGTCGAGGACGCGGACGCCCCGGAGCCCGGCGCGGGGGAACTGCTGGTCCGCACGGAGGCCATCGGTGTGACCCTTCCCTCCGTGCGCAAGGTTCGCGGCGAGGGCGGCAGGACGCCGCTACCGGGAGTCCTGGGGGGCGAGGTCGCCGGAACGGTGATCGCACTCGGCTCGGACGTGACGGATTTCGCGGTCGGCGACCGCATCACGTCGCTCACTTTCAACGGCGGCTCGTATTCCGAACTGGCCATCGCCCCCGCCTTCATGGCGAGCCGCATACCGGACGGAGCGAGCGCCGTTCAGGCCGTCGCGCTCGTGCGCAGCGGACACGTCGCCCTCGCCGCCCTGGCCACGGCCCGGCCTCTTGTGAGCGAGTCGGTCCTCATCACGGGCGCCGCGAGCGGAGTGGGGCATCTCGCGGTCCAACTGGCCAAGCTGCAGGGCGTTGAACGGGTCGTCGCGGCCGTCAGCTCGCACACCAAGGCGGAGTTCCTCCGCGGTCTCGGCGCCGACGAGGTCGTGACCTACGACAGCGAGCAGTGGGGTGAGCCGGCCGACGTCGTCCTGGACGGAGTCGGCGGAGATCTGCTCCCACGCGCCGTCTCCGCGCTTGCGCCCGGCGGGCGACTCGTCTTCTTCAACTCGGGCGGCGGCACCGTCCCCGCCTTCGACCTCCTGGCAGGATCGAAAACCATCACCGGCCTCACCATGGCCAGGTTTGCCGGCACTCGGCGCGAGCTCTACGACCGGCATGGCGAGGAGCTGTGGAAGCTGACCCTGTCCGGGCAGCTGCGGCCGGCCGTTCACGCCCGGATTCCGCTGGCGGACGCGGCACGAGCGCACGAGATCATCGAAGCCCGTGCCAATCTCGGCAAGGTCGTTTTGCTGCCCTGACGCGTGGCCGCTGCGGCCTGGGGGCCCAGTAGGTGCCCTGAACCGGCCGAGGGTCGGTCAAGCCGCCTCTGATCCCGCGGACGCCTTCGCTGGCGCGGCCCTCATTTGCCTTCCTAGGGCACCTAGGTTAAAACTAGGGCCTCAAGGATCCTGGGAGGGTGCATGGTGCGGGCGGGGCTGACGGTGGAGCGGGTGACGATCGCGGGCGCGGAGCTGGCGGACGACGTCGGGCTCGACCAGGTGACCATGTCGCAGGTGGCGCGGCGGCTGGGTGTGAAGGACGCGAGCCTCTACACGCATGTCCGCGGCCTGGAGGATCTGCGCGGTCGGATCGCCCTGCTGGCGGCGGACGAGAAGACCATCCGTATCGCGGAGGCGACCGCGGGGCGGGCGGGCAGGGACGCGCTCGTCGCGTTCGCGAACGCCTGGCGGGAGTACGCCCACGCGCATCCGGGCCGCTACATGGCAACGCAGACCCCGATGCAGATCGACCCCGAGCTGGTGGCGAAAGCGCCCGGACCACGGCGCGCGGTCGAGCTGACGTACGGCATGCTGCGCGGCTACGGACTGGCCGAGCCGGACCTGACCGACGCGGTCCGGTTGCTGCGCAGCACGTTCCACGGGTTCGTCGCCCTGGAAGCGGCGGGCGGCTTCGGGCACGAGCGTTCGCCGCAGCGGTCCTGGAC from Streptomyces sp. NBC_01198 includes these protein-coding regions:
- a CDS encoding single-stranded DNA-binding protein, with amino-acid sequence MAGETVITVVGNLVDDPELRFTPSGAAVAKFRVASTPRTFDRQTNEWKDGESLFLTCSVWRQAAENVAESLQRGMRVIVQGRLKQRSYEDREGVKRTVYELDVDEVGASLRSATAKVTKTSGGGGRGGQQGGYGSGGGQGGGSWGGGSGGQPGGGGAPADDPWATSAPAGGGQPGAAGGGQGGGGWGGSPGSSGGGYSDEPPF
- the rpsR gene encoding 30S ribosomal protein S18, with the protein product MAKPPPRKPKKKVCAFCKDKTVYVDYKDTNMLRKFISDRGKIRARRVTGNCTQHQRDVATAVKNSREMALLPYTSTAR
- the rplI gene encoding 50S ribosomal protein L9, producing the protein MSKIILTNEVSGLGAAGDIVDVKPGYARNYLIPRGFAIAWTKGGEKDVEQIRRARRIREIHSLDDANVVKAQLQAVKVKLSTRAGDTGRLFGSITPADIAAAIKTAGGPVVDKRRVEVAAPIKTLGAHKVSVRLHPEVEAVLDLEVVAA
- a CDS encoding MATE family efflux transporter, with amino-acid sequence MVALALPAFGALVAEPLFVMVDSAVVGHLGTAQLAGLGVAAALLTTAVNVFVFLAYATTAAVARRVGAGDLPAALRQGVDGIWLALLLGGLVIAAVLPAAPALVDLFEASGTAAPYAADYLRISSLGIPAMLVVLAATGVLRGLQDTRTPLVVAIGGFTANAGLNATLVYGAGLGIAGSAWGTVIAQNGMAAVYLWVVVRGIRRQTGDGAGGWWTALRPDTAGIRACARAGLPLLVRTVSLRAVLLIATAVAARLGDTDIAAHQIILTVWSLLAFALDAIAIAGQAIIGRYLGAGDAEGARAACRRMIEWGVACGVVLGLLVALVRPLIGPLFSSDPAVQDALMSALLVVAVSQPVSGVVFVLDGVLMGAGDGPYLAWSMLATLAVFAPAAFAVPALGAGLTALWWAMALMMLTRLAALWLRARSGRWIITGAAR
- the dnaB gene encoding replicative DNA helicase: MTQPEPADDAWPDLPPDDRQGPPPGVSPFRKKSSSDDNRYSEGGGGFERVPPQDLDAEQSVLGGMLLSKDAIADVVEVLKGADFYRPAHETIYTAILDLYARGEPADPITTAAELTKRGEIARVGGAPYLHTLVNAVPTAANAEYYAEIVHERAVLRRLVEAGTRITQMGYAADGDVDEIVNNAQAEIYAVTEQRTSEDYLPLGDIMEGALDEIEAIGSRSGQMSGVPTGFTDLDSLTNGLHPGQMIVIAARPAMGKSTLALDFARTCSIANKMPSVIFSLEMGRNEIAMRLLSAEARVALHHMRSGTMTDDDWTKVARRMSDVTEAPLYIDDSPNLSMMEIRAKCRRLKQRNDLRLVVIDYLQLMQSGGSRRPESRQQEVSDMSRNLKLLAKELEVPVIALSQLNRGPEQRTDKKPMVSDLRESGSIEQDADMVILLHREDAYEKESPRAGEADLIVAKHRNGPTATITVAFQGHYSRFVDMAQT
- a CDS encoding S1 RNA-binding domain-containing protein, which produces MQRPADADFCARLHWTVSAHRTALLEEIFAANASRWHRLTRDTIETVRSEPAPRSQLTVWPDLLTVDTAVAALPGEGLVEVVWEDEDGQITSTVVDVTQFEALIAQLASARAAGVVSMDAGEDLPLFTAVLPDSDGVLRARWQTGPTPSDRDWAFLKTLRRGQVVTGTVTSIAGFGVTFVDIGGFTGMINVPELSCRPFNQPSDIVSVGQEITAEVPDVDMVWERVPLSLRAVQEDPWPQVAQRLGQVVTGPVAEIVPFGVFVRIEDRDDGFQGLVHTNELDQAPEDVEVGDVLAVKIIGVYLPRRRIALSQRQADQ
- a CDS encoding MarR family winged helix-turn-helix transcriptional regulator, coding for MSETPRAPSRIRSLPSWLLGRAAARGHRLVAEALAQVGMRMMHHAVLSAVAELGPVSQAELGRSLSIDPKDMVAILNDLQNDGLVTRTPDAKDRRKNAIALSPSGKRRLLQTEKLGREANDELTAALTPAERTQLMGLLARMVQEDEPCAEVGPGGG
- a CDS encoding quinone oxidoreductase family protein, yielding MRRIRFYEYGGPEVLRVEDADAPEPGAGELLVRTEAIGVTLPSVRKVRGEGGRTPLPGVLGGEVAGTVIALGSDVTDFAVGDRITSLTFNGGSYSELAIAPAFMASRIPDGASAVQAVALVRSGHVALAALATARPLVSESVLITGAASGVGHLAVQLAKLQGVERVVAAVSSHTKAEFLRGLGADEVVTYDSEQWGEPADVVLDGVGGDLLPRAVSALAPGGRLVFFNSGGGTVPAFDLLAGSKTITGLTMARFAGTRRELYDRHGEELWKLTLSGQLRPAVHARIPLADAARAHEIIEARANLGKVVLLP
- a CDS encoding TetR/AcrR family transcriptional regulator, which gives rise to MVRAGLTVERVTIAGAELADDVGLDQVTMSQVARRLGVKDASLYTHVRGLEDLRGRIALLAADEKTIRIAEATAGRAGRDALVAFANAWREYAHAHPGRYMATQTPMQIDPELVAKAPGPRRAVELTYGMLRGYGLAEPDLTDAVRLLRSTFHGFVALEAAGGFGHERSPQRSWTRALDALHVLLENWPPSREGETS